One Drechmeria coniospora strain ARSEF 6962 chromosome 01, whole genome shotgun sequence genomic region harbors:
- a CDS encoding guanyl-nucleotide exchange factor, producing the protein MPFLRRRGNMVSEAGAQSNTGDSVSDENNAEGHTGAPILMSSPSSEPSIREHGQRRASEDKGATFPRHLSPETTVQESYKHRRFSVLRFRNASDSQLSLRAKQQAERPPPVPRPPAIITTAPTNDIAGPKKIHSGMNLASKFRRSNDVLRDDSGNRRNMSKMSRKLSTDGSGRPSLALMDEPRSPRPSTQSTAISNHTALTTFDNRQSESSRSDTSSPDRIHHSSPSTTPKQAVPSNSFFKLRRIKKAAEPFFPVAHLQQKKAGVIRTESSTSLRITPTPRPASAQSVITPRANADQDAHGLEPGTSAPVALVAHKAGPFSSHSSATQPNLLRGRSSTISSVTHQSTDSHLPPAVRISMSTGRKSFGDLFGLSRTRQTSELSRHGSLTPATPGSIASKSNSLHLPREPVILPERRKDESPAKYLARLEEVVRHGLIASALSKDSDPFSMAVLRSYMRGLSFFGDPMDMAIRKLLMETELPKETQQIDRCLQAFANRYHECNPGIYSSPDQAYFIAFSLLILHTDVFNKNNKHKMQKRDYLKNTRGEGIFDDILECFYDNISYTPFIHVEDDVDLTQERNITIKPRRKQFLSSTAGDAAKRTAKEPIDPYTLILDGNLDALRPSLKDAMHLDEHYNYLGTASCLNLKDLQKTFFRTGVLQIVSARSRPDAFMSEQTVTNPENAHPGIVDIKITKVGLLWRKDTKKRKARSPWQEWGAILTGAQLYFFRNTSWVKNLIHQYENHIKAGHDGIPIIFKPPLEEFKPDALISTHGAVALLDTTYKKHKNAFVYVRQGGLDEMLLADSEDELNDWLAKLNYAAAFRTSGVRMRGVIGGNYDGQGRRGIRRLDSFSSSQVVQSPTGPVSVARGKIDHKMAEDIQSARRDGIQYKIAEADRKVYDVQRQLEEQLRNARHLQILAPIQPRTREQLLLAAARTAAQLKWTRMEIWKEKCHRDILIQDLAEDWPPSASFVTPTKKQLESGSSASPITQPLASKPTSGNESGSETPIGPSLVRCSPMAKNNVGPDLMSKQPFPMPPNTATRQWGASGDPTDSASDVGSIRHGSHASTSPSPPQSTTSITTPAQRASSCVGTRMALPSTDSPSQDDVDADERDLLRQTGLWEARFGRELASKGLVSTSVDNAEHQTSSDRDVLDRTKIRRSLQRTLREGAGHLSHHRSRRGRELGPGGLPEESPRDTILSRGTGSFVVHGKKASVINLGTEIQSMSQDEKVIGRKQQQQMELRLATLVSNGEPHDDFHSAHEIPSHQTELNTGRRESAASAGTATARSFRELYRRYSTAQAARSVSAGGRLAVPSDGESEAVVSLSEGRQSPLLLESENEGIDAYDQETEESYQSQEMFVDRPREPGDESDEDSLPGPNHLLSRPVQVVNA; encoded by the exons ATGCCgtttcttcgtcgtcgaggcaaTATGGTCAGTGAGGCCGGAGCACAAAGCAATACCGGCGACAGCGTTTCTGATGAGAACAACGCCGAGGGTCACACCGGCGCTCCAATACTCATGTCGTCTCCATCCTCAGAACCCTCAATCCGGGAACATGGGCAACGGCGGGCATCGGAAGACAAAGGCGCCACCTTTCCTAGACACCTGAGCCCTGAGACGACTGTCCAAGAGTCCTATAAACACCGACGATTTTCTGTGTTGCGCTTTCGAAACGCCTCCGACTCCCAACTATCCCTCAGGGCAAAACAGCAGGCCGAGAGGCCTCCTCCTGTCCCAAGAC CCCCTGCCATCATTACGACAGCCCCGACCAACGATATTGCTGGCCCAAAGAAGATACACTCTGGCATGAATCTTGCCTCGAAGTTTCGACGCTCCAACGATGTTCTTCGAGATGACAGTGGCAACCGCAGGAATATGAGCAAGATGTCGAGGAAACTATCCACAGATGGGAGTGGCAGACCCTCTCTCGCTCTGATGGATGAACCGCGATCACCTCGTCCATCTACACAATCCACGGCTATCTCGAACCACACCGCTTTGACCACATTTGACAATCGCCAATCCGAGTCGTCCAGGTCTGATACCAGCTCACCCGACCGCATACATCACTCGAGCCCATCCACTACCCCCAAGCAAGCCGTGCCTTCCAACTCATTCTTCAAACTGCGCAGGATAAAAAAAGCAGCCGAACCTTTCTTCCCCGTTGCACATCTACAGCAAAAGAAAGCAGGCGTTATCAGAACGGAGTCTTCGACATCTCTTCGTATCACTCCTACGCCTCGTCCGGCCTCAGCACAAAGCGTGATAACCCCTCGTGCAAATGCGGACCAGGATGCTCATGGGCTGGAACCCGGGACATCTGCCCCTGTGGCCCTCGTTGCTCACAAAGCTGGCCCATTCTCAAGTCACTCTTCCGCGACACAACCCAACCTGCTGCGAGGCAGGTCATCTACAATAAGCTCTGTAACACACCAATCGACTGATAGTCATCTGCCGCCTGCCGTACGGATTTCAATGTCGACAGGCCGGAAGAGCTTTGGAGACTTGTTTGGGCTTAGTCGCACACGTCAAACTTCCGAACTGAGTCGTCATGGCTCCCTTACGCCAGCAACCCCTGGCTCCATCGCGTCGAAGAGCAATTCACTCCATCTTCCCAGAGAGCCGGTCATTTTGCCCGAACGACGCAAGGATGAGTCTCCGGCCAAATATCTCGCCCGCCTTGAAGAGGTTGTACGCCACGGGCTGATAGCCTCTGCCTTGTCAAAGGACTCTGATCCTTTCTCTATGGCAGTCTTGCGAAGCTACATGCGTGGTTTGAGCTTTTTTGGCGACCCAATGGACATGGCTATTCGAAAGCTACTTATGGAAACCGAACTGCCAAAGGAGACACAGCAGATAGACCGATGTCTTCAGGCATTTGCCAATCGATATCATGAGTGCAACCCTGGCATTTACTCCTCCCCAGATCAGGCTTACTTCATTGCGTTCTCCCTCCTCATTTTGCATACGGATGTCTTCAACAAAAACAACAAGCACAAAATGCAGAAACGTGATTACCTTAAAAACACACGTGGTGAAGGCATATTCGACGATATACTTGAATGCTTCTATGACAACATTTCATACACTCCATTCATTCATGTTGAGGACGATGTCGACCTGACTCAAGAGCGCAATATTACGATCAAACCGAGAAGAAAACAATTTTTGTCATCCACTGCTGGGGACGCGGCCAAGCGAACTGCGAAGGAACCTATTGATCCATATACACTCATACTGGATGGAAACTTGGATGCCTTGCGGCCAAGTTTAAAGGATGCAATGCATTTGGACGAACACTACAATTACTTGGGAACGGCTAGCTGCCTCAACCTCAAAGACCTGCAGAAAACGTTTTTCAGGACAGGAGTCTTGCAAATTGTCTCAGCGAGATCTCGACCAGACGCTTTCATGTCAGAGCAAACTGTCACGAATCCAGAAAATGCACATCCTGGTATCGTCGATATTAAAATAACCAAAGTTGGCTTACTCTGGCGGAAGGATACCAAGAAGAGGAAAGCTCGTTCTCCGTGGCAGGAATGGGGTGCTATACTTACGGGCGCCCAACTGTATTTCTTTCGAAACACCAGTTGGGTTAAGAATCTTATTCATCAATACGAAAACCATATCAAGGCAGGCCATGACGGAATTCCAATAATATTCAAGCCACCTCTAGAGGAGTTCAAGCCGGATGCGTTGATTTCAACCCATGGAGCTGTTGCGCTATTGGACACTACGTATAAAAAGCACAAGAATGCGTTTGTCTACGTCAGACAGGGAGGGCTTGATGAGATGCTTCTTGCCGACAGCGAGGACGAGTTGAATGACTGGCTTGCCAAACTCAACTACGCCGCCGCATTCAGGACGTCGGGTGTTAGGATGCGTGGCGTCATTGGAGGCAACTACGATGGTCAGGGCCGCCGTGGTATAAGGCGTCTCGATAGTTTCAGTTCCAGCCAAGTTGTCCAATCACCCACTGGTCCTGTGTCCGTTGCCCGGGGGAAAATTGATCACAAGATGGCAGAAGATATCCAATCGGCTAGGCGAGATGGAATTCAGTATAAAATTGCTGAAGCGGACCGCAAAGTGTACGACGTCCAAAGACAGCTTGAAGAGCAGCTGAGGAATGCGCGTCATTTGCAAATCCTGGCTCCCATTCAACCCCGAACAAGAGAACAGTTATTGCTAGCTGCAGCTCGGACAGCTGCGCAGTTGAAGTGGACTCGAATGGAGATATGGAAGGAGAAATGCCACCGAGATATCCTTATTCAAGATCTTGCTGAGGATTGGCCGCCTTCCGCATCATTTGTCACACCAACCAAGAAACAACTTGAATCTGGATCGTCAGCATCCCCCATAACACAACCACTGGCTTCCAAACCAACGAGTGGCAACGAGAGTGGTTCCGAAACTCCTATCGGTCCCTCTTTAGTTCGGTGTTCGCCTATGGCCAAGAATAATGTTGGACCAGATTTGATGTCCAAGCAGCCATTCCCGATGCCCCCGAATACTGCCACCAGGCAGTGGGGGGCCTCCGGTGACCCGACTGACTCAGCATCGGATGTAGGAAGCATTCGCCATGGCTCTCACGCAAGCACTAGCCCTTCGCCGCCCCAGTCCACCACGTCCATCACAACTCCTGCGCAACGGGCTTCATCGTGTGTCGGGACAAGAATGGCATTACCAAGCACAGATAGCCCTAGCCAGGATGATGTTGATGCTGATGAACGTGATCTGTTGAGGCAGACCGGGTTGTGGGAGGCTAGATTCGGTAGAGAGCTTGCAAGCAAGGGACTGGTGTCCACATCGGTAGACAATGCCGAACACCAAACCTCTTCCGACCGGGATGTGTTGGACAGAACCAAAATTCGGCGAAGCCTTCAACGCACACTCCGAGAAGGTGCCGGTCATCTATCTCATCACCGCAGTAGGAGAGGCAGAGAGCTGGGGCCAGGTGGGCTACCCGAGGAATCCCCTCGGGACACAATTCTCTCACGGGGTACAGGAAGCTTCGTTGTCCATGGCAAGAAAGCGTCGGTTATAAATCTCGGTACTGAGATACAGTCCATGTCGCAAGACGAGAAAGTTATTGGTCgaaagcagcagcagcagatggAGCTACGTCTTGCTACACTTGTTTCTAATGGCGAGCCACATGACGACTTTCACTCTGCTCACGAAATCCCATCGCACCAAACCGAGCTCAACACCGGCCGTAGAGAGTCTGCGGCAAGTGCTGGTACTGCTACTGCTCGAAGCTTCCGGGAGCTCTATAGAAGATACTCGACTGCTCAGGCGGCTAGGAGTGTCTCTGCGGGTGGAAGGTTGGCTGTTCCGTCTGATGGGGAAAGCGAGGCTGTGGTGAGCCTCTCCGAGGGTCGTCAGTCACCTCTACTCCTTGAGTCAGAAAATGAGGGTATAGATGCGTACGACCAAGAGACCGAAGAGTCATATCAGAGCCAAGAAATGTTCGTGGACCGGCCACGTGAACCTGGTGACGAAAGCGATGAGGATTCGCTTCCAGGGCCAAACCACCTGCTTAGTCGTCCGGTACAAGTTGTGAACGCGTGA